GCGCGATCTCGGCGCGGTATCGTTCGAGCAGATGCTCCCATCCCTCGGGCAGCGACTCGGGCGGGGTCTGCTCGAGCCCGCCGACGGCGACGAGCGCGCGGGGGATGCGGCCGAGGCCGGCCAGCCGCTCGGGGAGCGCCGCGAGGTGCGAGAGCACCGCGAAACCGTCCCACCAGAGCGCGGGGCTCAGCGCCGCGACCGCCGCGAGACGGCCGGGCCGCGTGAGTAGCGCGTGTGCCGCCAGCAGCCCGCCGAGCGAGTGGCCGATGAGCGCGACCTCGTCGGAGGCGGACGGGTGCCGTCGCGCGATCTCCGGCGCGAGCTCGTCGAGGATCCAGTCGAGCAGCTGCTCGCCGCCGCCCGAGTCGGTGCCGAGCACGGCCTGCATCGACTCGGGGATCGAGCCGCCGGGCGTGAGGTCGACCGCGCGGCGCGACCACAGCTCGGCCGGCGGCACCCCGTGACCGACGCCGACGACGACCGCCGGACGGGCCTCGCCGATCGAGGCGAGCACCGCGGCCGTCTCGGCCGCCGTCCCGAAGGCGAGGTCGGCGTCGAGCACGACCACGAGCGGCAGGGAGGCCGGCGGCGCCTCGGGCGCGGAGACGCTCACCCGGTAGCGCCGGCCGGTCGCCCGCGCGGTCAGGTCGAAGCGCTCGATCCCCTCGAGGATCGAGGTCACGCGCCCGCCGCCTCCTCGGGGCGCTCCGCCGCCTCCCGCTCGGCTGCATCCGGGACGTAGCCCTCGATGTGCCGCTCGGCGGGGCCGTCGTAGGCGGAGAGCGGTCGGATGAGCGCGTTGGAGGCCTGCTGCTCCATGATGTGCGCCGTCCAGCCGACGATGCGCGCCGCGACGAAGAGCGGCGTGAAGGTCGCGGTGTCGAAGCCCATGAGGCGGTACGCGGGGCCCGAGGGGTAGTCGAGGTTCGGGTAGATGCCCTTGCGCTCGACGAAGGCGGTCTCGAGCGCCTCGGTCAGCTCCGCGACATCCGGCCGGTCGTAGTGCTCGACGAGCGAGTCGAGCGCGGCCTTCATGGTCGGCACGCGCGAGTCGCCGCGCTTG
The Homoserinibacter sp. YIM 151385 DNA segment above includes these coding regions:
- a CDS encoding alpha/beta hydrolase — translated: MTSILEGIERFDLTARATGRRYRVSVSAPEAPPASLPLVVVLDADLAFGTAAETAAVLASIGEARPAVVVGVGHGVPPAELWSRRAVDLTPGGSIPESMQAVLGTDSGGGEQLLDWILDELAPEIARRHPSASDEVALIGHSLGGLLAAHALLTRPGRLAAVAALSPALWWDGFAVLSHLAALPERLAGLGRIPRALVAVGGLEQTPPESLPEGWEHLLERYRAEIARTRVVDAAGELAASLAEAGIESRFDLLEGETHGTSIAPAVARAVGFVLAPRH